Genomic segment of Limnohabitans sp. INBF002:
CATCTTGCAAGAGCGCGCCCACACACCGGGCACAGCGCTCTCAGGCGGTCAACAACAAATGCTGGCCGTGGGCCGTGCGTTGATGGCCAACCCCAGTTTGATCTTGTTGGACGAACCCACCGAGGGCTTGGCGCCCGTCATCGTGGACCAACTCGCCGACATCTTCAACCGCGTGGCGGACGAAGGCACCGCCTTGTTGTTGATCGAACAAAACATGAGCCTCGTCGCACGTGTGGCGCACCGTTACTTGGCCATGGCCAAGGGCTCGGTGGTAGCACAAGGCGTGGTGAGCAACTCGCCCGAAGGCCTCAAAGATTTAGAAAGTCATGTGATGGTCTAAGGCCATCGCATCCAGTTCCCAACGGCCGTCGGACCGATTCCGGCAATCCTTCATACCTAGGAGACAAGCATGCAATATAAAAAAATCTATCAACTGTTGGCAAGCGCAGCGCTGGTGACAGCCCTGCCGTTGAGCGCTTTGGCGCAAGGCAAAGAGCCGGTCAAGGTCGGTTTGGTGTCGTCCAAATCTGGCGTGTTCGCTGAGCAAGGCGAAGAAGTCATGCGCGCGGTGAAATTCGCGATTGAAGAAGCCAACAGCAAAGGTGGCGTGGATGGCCGCAAAGTGGAAGTCCAAGAAGGCGACGACGAAAGCACGCCAGACGCCGGTCGCCGCGTGGCTGAAAAAATGGCACGTGATGGCCACAACCTGTTGATCGGTGCGGTGCCCTCGTCCATCTCTTTGGCCATCGCCCAAAACTTGGACCGCTGGGATGCGGCTTACTTCATCCAAGCCAGCAAGTCTGACAAGCTGACCGGTGACACCTGCAAACCTCGCAGCTTCCGCACCAACCACTCTGACGCGATGGACATCGCCATGATCAATGAGTGGGCTAAGAAAATCAAAGGCAACACCTTTGCTGTGATCGCAGCCGACTATGTGTGGGGCCGCGACTCTGGCGAATCTTTCAAGAAAGCCATGGAAGCCCAAGGCAAGAAAGTGCCATTGACCTTGTACGTTCCTATGGGCACCAAGGACTTCTCGCCTTACATCGCCCAACTCAAAGCCGCCAACGTGGACGGTATTTGGGTGGCTGAAGTGGGCCGTGATGCCATGGCGTTCGTCAAGCAAGCTGGTGAGTTCAACCTGATCCCCAACACGCCCTTGATTGGTCACGCGTTGATTTCCAACTTCATCATCAACGCCACCGGTAAAAACCTCGAAGGCGTGCCCGGCAACTCAGGCTACGCCGCTGACTTGAACAACCCACGCAACAAAGAATTCGTGGCAGCATGGAAAGCCAAGTTCAACCGCATGCCCACCGATGCCGAAGGCCAGGCCTACAACGGCGCACAAGTCATGTTTGACGGCGTGCGTTTGGCCAAGAGCGTGAAGCCTGAAGATGTGAGCAAAGCCCTGCGCGGTGCAGAACTCAACACCATCTACGGCAAAGTCACCATGCGTGCAGCCGACAACCAGCTGATGCTGCCTAACTACGTAGGCCGCGTGAAGATGGTCGATGGTGCCCTGCGCCCCGTGATTGAAGACACATACCCAGCGTCTTTGACACCGCCACCTTCGCCTTTGTGCAAGATGTAATCGCTCGCGATTGCACGGCCCCCAAAGCCTCGATGCCTCGGTATCGGGGCTTTTTCTTTTGGAAACGGGGGTCGGTACACTCTAGGGTTTCGAATTTAGACCCCCTCAAGGATTTGCCATGAACACGACCCCTTCCGGCCTGCAATACATCGACAACGTGGTGGGCGACGGCGCCCAAGCCGCCGCTGGCCAGCACGTGAGCGTGCACTACACCGGCTGGCTCTACAAAGATGGCGAACAAGGCGCCAAATTTGACTCCAGCCGCGACCGCAATGACCCGTTTGACTTCCCTCTGGGCGCAGGCATGGTCATCAAGGGCTGGGACGAAGGCGTGCAAGGCATGAAGATCGGTGGCCAACGCACCCTCATCATTCCCCCAGAACTGGGCTACGGCGCACGCGGTGCGGGCGGTGTGATCCCACCGAACGCCACGTTGAAATTTGACGTCGAACTGCTCAGCCTCGAATAAACCAGCGCCATGGCAGCTCTTTGAACTGCCGTCACTCAGCGGGGCTTAGCCCCGCTTTGTTTTGTTCCGTTCCTTTTTTTACAAAACCCCTCTTGAAATAGGGTTGGATGCCCCCAGCTTCGCTGAATATCCATCCAACAAGCCCTACAAAGCATGTCAGAACCTACAGAAAATCAAGACACAGCGGCCGCACATTTGGCAGCCCACATGGCCGGCATGGCCCCCGCCCCTGAAGCCACATCTGCTGAACCCGCGGCTGCACTCGACCCCTTGGCCGCAGCCCAAGCCGAAATCGCGGCTTTGCAAGCCAAAGCCGCTGAACTGCAAGACCAATATGTACGTGGCCAAGCCGATGTACAAAACGCACGTCGTCGTGCGGACGACGAAGTCTCAAAAGCCCGCAAATTCGCGCTGGAAAGCTTTGCCGACAGCTTGCTGCCCGTGCTCGACAGCCTCGAAGCTGGCTTGGCCGTGCAAACCGCCACACCTGAGCAAATCCGCGAAGGTGCTGAAGCCACGCTGCGTCAACTCAAGAGCGCCTTGGAGCGCAACAAAGTGATCGCCATCGACCCTGCGGCCGGTGCCAAGTTTGACCCCGCCCAACACCAAGCCATCAGCGTGGTGCCCGCCGATCAAGAGGCCAACACCATCGTCGCCGTGCTGCAAAAGGGCTATTTGATTGCAGAGCGCGTGCTGCGCCCTGCCTTGGTGACCGTTGCGGCCCCTAAATAAACACTTGAAATTGGCAGAGTTAGCCTTAACTACTGCCCATCTGAATTTTTAAAAATCACTGGAGTAAGAACATGGGAAAAATCATCGGTATTGACTTGGGCACCACCAACTCGTGCGTGGCCATCATGGAAGGCAACACCACGAAAGTGATCGAGAACGCCGAAGGCGCTCGCACCACACCGTCGATCATTGCGTATCAAGAAGACGGCGAAATCTTGGTCGGCGCATCGGCCAAACGCCAAGCGGTGACCAACCCACGCAATACCTTGTACGCGGTCAAGCGTTTGATCGGTCGCAAGTTTGCGGAAAAAGAAGTTCAAAAAGACATCGACTTGATGCCCTACACCATTGCCAAAGCCGACAACGGCGACGCATGGGTGGAAGTGCGCGGCAACAAGTTGGCACCGCCTCAAATCAGCGCTGAAATTCTGCGCAAGATGAAGAAAACTGCCGAAGACTACCTCGGCGAAGAAGTGACCGAAGCCGTCATCACCGTGCCCGCTTACTTCAACGACGCACAACGCCAAGCCACCAAAGATGCAGGCCGCATCGCAGGTTTGGACGTCAAGCGCATCATCAACGAACCCACCGCTGCGGCTTTGGCGTTCGGTTTGGACAAAACAGAAAAAGGCGACCGAAAGATTGCTGTGTATGACTTGGGTGGCGGCACGTTTGACGTGTCCATCATCGAAATCGCGGACGTCGATGGCGAGAAGCAATTCGAAGTGTTGTCCACCAACGGCGACACCTTCTTGGGCGGTGAAGACTTCGACCAACGCATCATCGACTTCATCATCACCGAGTTCAAGAAAGAATCTGGCGTTGATTTGTCCAAAGACGTGTTGGCCTTGCAGCGCCTGAAAGAAGCCGCTGAAAAAGCCAAGATTGAGTTGTCGTCGTCCACTTCGACCGACATCAACTTGCCTTACATCACCGCTGACGCTTCGGGTCCTAAGCACTTGAACATCAAGCTCAACCGCGCCAAGTTGGAACAACTGGTGGAAGAGTTGGTCGAGCGCACCATCGCCCCTTGCCGCATGGCCATCAAAGACGCTGGCGTGTCGGTGAGCGACATCGACGACGTGATCTTGGTTGGCGGTATGAGCCGTATGCCCAAGGTGCAAGAGAAGGTCAAAGAGTTCTTCGGTCAAGAGCCACGTCGTGACGTGAACCCTGACGAAGCCGTGGCCGTGGGCGCTGCGATTCAAGGCCAAGTGTTGTCTGGCGACCGTACCGACGTGTTGTTGCTCGACGTGACACCGTTGTCTTTGGGCATCGAAACCCTGGGCGGCGTGATGACCAAGATGATCGCCAAGAACACGACCATCCCCACGAAGTTTG
This window contains:
- a CDS encoding ABC transporter substrate-binding protein — encoded protein: MQYKKIYQLLASAALVTALPLSALAQGKEPVKVGLVSSKSGVFAEQGEEVMRAVKFAIEEANSKGGVDGRKVEVQEGDDESTPDAGRRVAEKMARDGHNLLIGAVPSSISLAIAQNLDRWDAAYFIQASKSDKLTGDTCKPRSFRTNHSDAMDIAMINEWAKKIKGNTFAVIAADYVWGRDSGESFKKAMEAQGKKVPLTLYVPMGTKDFSPYIAQLKAANVDGIWVAEVGRDAMAFVKQAGEFNLIPNTPLIGHALISNFIINATGKNLEGVPGNSGYAADLNNPRNKEFVAAWKAKFNRMPTDAEGQAYNGAQVMFDGVRLAKSVKPEDVSKALRGAELNTIYGKVTMRAADNQLMLPNYVGRVKMVDGALRPVIEDTYPASLTPPPSPLCKM
- a CDS encoding FKBP-type peptidyl-prolyl cis-trans isomerase is translated as MNTTPSGLQYIDNVVGDGAQAAAGQHVSVHYTGWLYKDGEQGAKFDSSRDRNDPFDFPLGAGMVIKGWDEGVQGMKIGGQRTLIIPPELGYGARGAGGVIPPNATLKFDVELLSLE
- the grpE gene encoding nucleotide exchange factor GrpE gives rise to the protein MSEPTENQDTAAAHLAAHMAGMAPAPEATSAEPAAALDPLAAAQAEIAALQAKAAELQDQYVRGQADVQNARRRADDEVSKARKFALESFADSLLPVLDSLEAGLAVQTATPEQIREGAEATLRQLKSALERNKVIAIDPAAGAKFDPAQHQAISVVPADQEANTIVAVLQKGYLIAERVLRPALVTVAAPK
- the dnaK gene encoding molecular chaperone DnaK — its product is MGKIIGIDLGTTNSCVAIMEGNTTKVIENAEGARTTPSIIAYQEDGEILVGASAKRQAVTNPRNTLYAVKRLIGRKFAEKEVQKDIDLMPYTIAKADNGDAWVEVRGNKLAPPQISAEILRKMKKTAEDYLGEEVTEAVITVPAYFNDAQRQATKDAGRIAGLDVKRIINEPTAAALAFGLDKTEKGDRKIAVYDLGGGTFDVSIIEIADVDGEKQFEVLSTNGDTFLGGEDFDQRIIDFIITEFKKESGVDLSKDVLALQRLKEAAEKAKIELSSSTSTDINLPYITADASGPKHLNIKLNRAKLEQLVEELVERTIAPCRMAIKDAGVSVSDIDDVILVGGMSRMPKVQEKVKEFFGQEPRRDVNPDEAVAVGAAIQGQVLSGDRTDVLLLDVTPLSLGIETLGGVMTKMIAKNTTIPTKFAQTFSTADDNQPAVTIKVYQGEREMAAGNKSLGEFNLEGIAPAARGTPQIEVSFDIDANGILHVGAKDKATGKENKITIKANSGLSEDEIQQMVKDAELNAAEDKKKLEIVQSRNQADAAVHSVKKSLGEHGDKLDAGEKEAIEAAIKEVEEALKGEDKATIDAKSEALMTASQKLGEKVYADMQAAQAAGGAAAGPEAKPADDNVVDAEVKEVKKG